The genomic stretch GGAGGGTGAGCGGTTATAATCAAGACAGCCATTTGAATTTGAAATTTACAGAATAGATACCTACTTACCTGAAGACTACTACAAACACTGCGGCCTTCACACTGCGGAAACAGATGGTAGAGCTCACCGACGCTCTAATCAATACAGTACATCTACCTAGATAGGCACTGTATTCGTAGCCTTCTATCTACATTCTTGTACACATGTGAGGTTGAATATGCTCAAGCTGCCTCTGCCATAACAAAGCATCGGGACATAGTGTAAGTTTATGGAATACAATAATTTCCATATTAAATCCTACAATAACACAAGGGTTTAAGGCTTCTAATACATGCCATCAGTGCCGCGTACTGTAATTTAGCGTAAGAATATGGCAATCAGCCTCCGGGATGAAAATTTCAGCCACGTGACCTCCTTCCtttgactctttttttttccattggCTACGATAATCAATTCTGACTTATTTTCTtacatactagtagtatttaGATAATACcacttaattatatttaggCAATGTCGTCCCCCGATCGTCGCGCTGGCATGAAACGGCCCAGTAATTATCATTCCTTCCAACACTTATCACCTTTGTGGGTGAATGGCTAATCTCGCGGTGGCCTCTGCTACAGGAACTCAGTCGCTCCCACCGCCGTCTCTGCCGCAACTGGTCGCGGAGCAAAAGACACCTATCCCGGTCACCGATAAAGATACCCAGCGATTGATTGTCGTTCTATCAAATGCTAGCCTCGAGACGTACAAGGCCGTTCAAGGTGGTGTCAGCCGTGCGGGTGTCCACCGAGAGGAGAAATACTCGCTTCTCAACAGCGATGAGCATATAGGCGTCATGCGGAAGATGAACCGTGACATCAGCGATGCACGGCCGGACATCGCGCATCAGGTTGCGTACATTTGGGCCTGAAAGATCGGAAACACCGTACTAACTATCGCAGTGTCTACTGACCCTCCTGGACTCACCAATCAACAAGGCCGGCAGACTCCAGATTTACATCCATACAGCCAAAGGCGTGCTGATCGAGGTATCCCCCTCTGTCCGCATTCCCCGGACTTTCAAGCGATTCGCAGGCCTCATGGTGCAGCTTCTACATCGACTCTCCATTCGCTCCACAACTTCAAACGAGAAGCTTCTACGTGTGATTCAGAATCCGATTACAGATCACTTACCACCAAATTGCCGGAAAGTAACTCTTAGTTTTGATGCGCAAGTAGTTCGCGTGCGTGAGTACATGGAGGCTTTGAACCCTAAGGAGAGCATTTGCGTTTTCGTTGGAGCCATGGCGAAAGGAGCCGACACTTTTGCCGACTCAATagttgatgagaagattTCCATCAGCAATTTTTCGCTATCAGCAAGTGTAGCATGCAGCAAGTTCTGTCATGCGGCTGAGGATGCGTGGGATATCCTATGAGCTTGACTGAGAGGAGTAGATTAGCTTGCTGATCGAATACAAGCCGGCTTGACGTTGATACAACATCCCGTTTTGCCCAACAGCTCAGAGTCAAAATTGGGATCCTAGCAGTTGGCGCCACGCACTGTTTTTACAACCAAAACATTGTGGCGCTAACAGCAGCTAAGACACTACGGCTATGGCGATTAGTCATGTACGGTTTAGCATGGATGGAATTTTCTGAACCGCGAAGCCATAGAAAGCAATGCAGCCTCCTTTTGGaaatacatgt from Trichoderma atroviride chromosome 3, complete sequence encodes the following:
- a CDS encoding uncharacterized protein (BUSCO:EOG092D2X2E) encodes the protein MSSPDRRAGMKRPRTQSLPPPSLPQLVAEQKTPIPVTDKDTQRLIVVLSNASLETYKAVQGGVSRAGVHREEKYSLLNSDEHIGVMRKMNRDISDARPDIAHQCLLTLLDSPINKAGRLQIYIHTAKGVLIEVSPSVRIPRTFKRFAGLMVQLLHRLSIRSTTSNEKLLRVIQNPITDHLPPNCRKVTLSFDAQVVRVREYMEALNPKESICVFVGAMAKGADTFADSIVDEKISISNFSLSASVACSKFCHAAEDAWDIL